A genomic region of Raphanus sativus cultivar WK10039 chromosome 6, ASM80110v3, whole genome shotgun sequence contains the following coding sequences:
- the LOC108808894 gene encoding uncharacterized protein LOC108808894 yields the protein MAKRNAGSNEGFRETFNREIGLSHPRSISRRICASEGIVKKLDLYGKLKGHEGCVNAVEFSSTGDILVSGSDDRQIMLWNLLNGTRTLTYPSGHCENVFQTKFLPFTDDRTIITSGADGQVRLGQILENGKVETKRLGRHRGRVYKLALSPGDPNVFYSCAEDGFVQHFDIRTNSPTMVLYSSPFTHGCRRHHSSSRIRLNSIATDPRNPHHLAVGGSDEYARVYDTRRVQPAPVCRHVVPDPPVNTFCPRQLRETNSVHVTGLAYSQNGGELLVSYNDEHIYLFEKSMGFGSSPVGVSAEKLEEMEEPQVYAGHRNAQTVKGVSFMGPNDEYVMSGSDCGHIFIWRKRGGKLVRAMVGDRRVVNQLESHPHMTFLASCGIERSVKLWTPVSNDVVSLPENIEKVMESNRVGREDQSRVTLTPEVVMHVLRLQRRQTSAFTERRYVLADVDDGDEENEARFISGLVAGEDVSSSERECNMS from the exons ATGGCGAAACGAAATGCAGGAAGCAATGAAGGGTTCAGGGAGACATTTAACAGGGAGATTGGCTTGTCTCATCCGAGGTCAATCTCCCGTCGAATCTGCGCCTCTGAG GGGATAGTGAAGAAACTCGATCTTTACGGAAAGTTAAAAGGGCATGAAGGATGCGTTAATGCTGTCGAGTTCAGTTCCACTGGAGACATTCTCGTTTCGGGTTCCGATGATCGACAGATCATGCTCTGGAACTTGTTGAACGGAACCAGGACGCTGACCTATCCTTCCGGCCACTGTGAAAATGTGTTCCAGACTAAGTTCTTACCCTTCACAGATGACCGGACCATCATCACATCTGGTGCCGACGGACAA gTAAGACTTGGTCAGATCCTGGAAAATGGAAAAGTGGAGACGAAAAGACTTGGGAGACACCGTGGTCGCGTCTACAAGCTTGCTCTTTCCCCTGGTGATCCTAACGTTTTCTACAGCTGCGCCGAAGATGGTTTTGTTCAACAT TTTGATATACGAACCAACAGTCCCACTATGGTTTTATACTCCTCTCCCTTCACACACGGATGCAGGAGACATCACTCCAGCAGCAGAATCAGACTGAACTCTATAGCCACAGATCCCAGGAACCCGCATCACCTCGCGGTCGGTGGTTCCGACGAATACGCGCGAGTCTACGACACCAGAAGAGTGCAGCCAGCTCCCGTGTGTCGCCACGTCGTACCGGACCCGCCTGTGAACACCTTCTGTCCACGTCAACTCCGTGAAACCAACAGCGTCCACGTCACGGGACTGGCCTACTCCCAAAACGGCGGGGAGCTGCTGGTCTCTTACAACGACGAGCACATCTATCTGTTCGAGAAGAGCATGGGTTTCGGCTCGTCTCCCGTCGGTGTCTCCGCTGAGAAGCTGGAGGAGATGGAAGAGCCGCAGGTGTATGCGGGTCACCGCAACGCGCAGACGGTTAAAGGAGTGAGCTTTATGGGTCCGAACGATGAGTACGTGATGAGTGGTTCGGACTGTGGTCATATCTTTATATGGAGGAAGAGAGGAGGTAAGCTCGTGCGGGCGATGGTGGGTGATAGGCGAGTGGTGAATCAGCTCGAGTCTCACCCGCACATGACGTTTCTTGCGTCTTGCGGGATTGAAAGAAGCGTTAAGCTCTGGACGCCGGTGTCAAACGATGTCGTTTCTCTCCCTGAAAACATCGAaaag GTTATGGAATCGAACAGAGTAGGAAGAGAAGACCAGTCGAGGGTGACGTTGACCCCTGAAGTAGTCATGCATGTTCTCAGGCTACAGAGACGTCAGACATCGGCTTTTACGGAGAGGAGATACGTTTTAGCTGACGTGGACGACGGTGATGAAGAAAATGAAGCTCGGTTTATTTCAGGGTTAGTAGCTGGCGAGGATGTGTCTTCTTCAGAAAGAGAATGTAATATGAGCTAA
- the LOC108808892 gene encoding E3 ubiquitin-protein ligase RSL1, with translation MAAIEDHDDVSVILEEQREEIMAAKTLARDHDLAFNLQMQEALAVSRAAHTSSSSSSPQSPKLDFADDDDEGFDYTSLILEDIARVDQERRDREFGAQEMKRLKLDLDRRIHDQRFAKEIMNIPDADWTKDGDFFHKPYSLGSASSSSSSSSVDKVPAVEGECFRVYCKGLVSEEMIGETRVTVGGVGVAICDSADNLIWEVSKVLGAEESKSPEIAELEAIVRGLDEALNFDLGSVTFFIDDFKLFNYVTGRVEPRQSGVATLVNQVSLLQKKFPNCQPSLLTRNDVKFVFKLARDAIVSQIKWPEETSQGEKTFKETCVICYEGITVDKMFSVDGCFHRFCFSCMKQHVEVKLLGGNTATCPSEGCKSQVKMDSCAKFLDPKLVEVMIQRKKEGSISVSDKVYCPYPTCSELMAKDEVFEYTKQYFVGTEQSAARKCMKCGLFFCMQCKVPWHYKDTCENFSKSKRYQNAGDGMLKSLAQSKRWRQCIRCNNMVELASGCFHITCRCGYEFCYTCGAEWKEKKPTCACPIWTERNIIRRR, from the exons ATGGCGGCGATTGAAGACCACGACGACGTCTCGGTGATCCTCGAAGAACAGCGCGAAGAGATCATGGCCGCCAAAACCCTAGCCCGCGACCACGACCTCGCCTTCAACCTCCAAATGCAGGAAGCCCTAGCCGTCTCTCGAGCAGCCcacacctcctcctcctcctcctctccgcAATCTCCGAAGCTCGATTTCGccgacgacgacgacgaaggATTCGACTACACTTCCCTGATCCTGGAGGACATCGCGCGAGTCGACCAGGAGAGGCGGGACCGCGAGTTCGGCGCGCAGGAGATGAAGAGGCTCAAGCTCGATCTCGACCGTCGGATCCACGATCAGAGGTTCGCTAAAGAGATTATGAACATCCCCGACGCTGATTGGACCAAAGACGGCGACTTTTTCCACAAGCCTTACTCCCTCGGGTCtgcttcctcctcttcctcctcctcctccgtcgaCAAGGTCCCCGCGGTCGAGGGTGAGTGTTTCCGTGTCTATTGCAAAGGGTTGGTGAGTGAGGAGATGATTGGTGAGACTAGGGTTACGGTCGGTGGTGTTGGTGTGGCGATTTGTGACTCGGCGGATAATCTGATTTGGGAGGTGAGTAAGGTTTTGGGAGCCGAGGAGTCTAAAAGCCCTGAGATTGCTGAGCTGGAGGCTATTGTTCGTGGCTTGGATGAAGCTTTGAACTTTGATTTGGGATCTGTCACTTTCTTCATTGATGATTTCAAGCTCTTCAATTAC gTGACAGGGAGGGTAGAGCCTAGGCAGAGCGGTGTTGCAACACTTGTGAACCAAGTGTCTCTCCTCCAGAAAAAGTTCCCGAACTGCCAACCATCTCTTTTGACGAGAAACGATGTCAAGTTCGTGTTCAAGCTCGCGAGAGATGCGATCGTTTCTCAGATCAAATGGCCCGAGGAGACCAGTCAAGGCGAGAAGACTTTCAAGGAGACTTGTGTCATCTGCTACGAAGGCATCACCGTCGACAAGATGTTCTCCGTGGACGGCTGTTTCCACCGTTTCTGCTTCTCCTGCATGAAGCAGCACGTCGAGGTGAAGCTGCTCGGAGGGAACACAGCTACTTGTCCCAGCGAGGGGTGCAAATCGCAGGTGAAGATGGATTCCTGCGCCAAGTTTCTGGATCCCAAGCTCGTTGAGGTTATGATCCAACGCAAGAAAGAAGGCTCCATCAGTGTGTCGGATAAAGTTTACTGTCCGTACCCGACATGCTCGGAACTGATGGCCAAAGACGAAGTTTTTGAGTACACCAAACAGTACTTCGTTGGCACTGAGCAATCTGCGGCGAGGAAATGCATGAAGTGTGGGCTGTTTTTTTGCATGCAGTGCAAGGTGCCGTGGCACTATAAAGACACCTGCGAGAACTTCAGTAAATCCAAGAGATACCAGAACGCTGGAGATGGGATGCTCAAGTCTCTGGCACAGAGCAAGAGGTGGAGACAGTGCATAAGGTGTAACAATATGGTTGAGCTTGCTTCTGGATGCTTCCATATAACCTGCAG ATGCGGATATGAGTTCTGTTACACGTGTGGAGCTGAATGGAAGGAGAAGAAACCGACATGTGCGTGTCCGATCTGGACCGAGCGCAACATAATCCGTAGGAGGTGA
- the LOC108808887 gene encoding probable L-type lectin-domain containing receptor kinase I.5, whose product MSSGLLLFWFLISSLSTSSSLKDTSFVFNGFGQANLSLDGSATLLRSGLLQLAEVSNHQMGHAFTKNPIEFSSSKPLSFSTHFVCAIVPKPGVESGHGITFVISPSVDFTRAQPNRYLGIFNGSTTGSNSSRLFAVELDTILNSEFRETDHNHVGIDVNSPISVQSAPASYFSETQQRNVSVNLSSGDSIQVWVDYNGGVLNVTVAPLDVKKPSQPLLSRAIDLSEVFQSRRLFAGFSAATGSAISYHYLLGWSFSAGGEVLQPLDILKLPRVRRPSVKRKKPYGLIVGVPAAVGVLVIAALAGVCYHRKRKYAEVSEPWEKEYGTHRFSYKSLYVATRGFHKDGFLGRGGFGVVYRGDLPESKPIAVKRVSHDGEEGMKQFVAEVVSMRSLKHRNLVPLLGYCRRKGELLLVSEYMPNGSLDQHLFGDDDESLVLSWSQRLVILRGIASALFYLHTGAEQVVLHRDIKASNVMLDAELNGRLGDFGMARFHDHGGNAATTAAVGTVGYMAPELITMGASVVTDVYAFGVFMLEVACGRKPVEFGMEAEKRFLIKWVCECWKRDCLLDARDSRFGGEFVPEEVELVMKIGLLCTNIVPESRPTMEQVVLYLNENLPLPDFSPYTLGIGSFTPVVVDAASLTGTFTSRNWSGPAVSSSSANNTREYEQVPSESKKSLKVVAEAEDIEAGLSKPTSGMDLNT is encoded by the coding sequence ATGTCTAGTGGATTGCTTCTCTTCTGGTTTTTGATCTCCTCTTTGTCAACTTCATCATCATTAAAAGATACAAGTTTTGTCTTCAACGGCTTCGGACAAGCGAATCTTTCCCTCGACGGCTCTGCCACGTTGCTTCGCAGTGGATTACTACAGCTAGCCGAAGTTTCCAATCATCAAATGGGCCACGCTTTCACCAAGAACCCGATCGAGTTCAGCTCCTCCAAACCGCTCTCATTCTCAACACACTTCGTCTGCGCTATAGTGCCCAAGCCAGGAGTCGAGAGCGGCCACGGCATCACCTTTGTGATATCTCCTTCGGTGGATTTCACTCGCGCGCAGCCGAACCGGTACTTGGGGATCTTCAACGGCTCCACCACCGGATCCAACTCCTCTCGCCTCTTCGCCGTCGAGCTGGACACTATCTTGAACTCGGAGTTCCGTGAGACTGACCATAACCACGTCGGGATCGACGTGAACAGTCCCATCTCGGTCCAATCAGCACCGGCTTCTTACTTCTCCGAGACACAGCAGAGGAACGTGAGCGTTAACCTCTCTAGCGGAGACTCTATACAGGTTTGGGTTGATTACAATGGAGGTGTGCTCAACGTCACCGTGGCTCCTCTTGATGTCAAGAAGCCGAGTCAGCCTCTTCTGTCACGTGCCATCGATCTCTCGGAAGTGTTTCAGAGTAGAAGACTGTTCGCTGGGTTCTCCGCGGCGACGGGGTCAGCGATCAGCTACCATTATCTTCTCGGGTGGAGTTTCAGCGCAGGCGGGGAGGTGTTGCAGCCGCTTGACATCTTGAAGCTTCCTCGAGTTCGTCGTCCCAGCGTTAAGCGTAAGAAACCGTATGGTCTGATCGTCGGTGTTCCCGCCGCAGTTGGTGTCCTAGTGATAGCTGCTCTGGCGGGAGTTTGTTACCACAGGAAGAGAAAGTACGCGGAAGTGAGCGAGCCGTGGGAGAAGGAGTACGGCACGCACCGTTTCTCGTACAAATCTTTGTACGTAGCGACGAGAGGGTTCCACAAGGATGGGTTTCTCGGGAGAGGTGGGTTTGGAGTGGTGTACAGAGGAGATCTCCCCGAGAGCAAACCTATAGCTGTGAAGAGAGTCTCTCACGACGGGGAGGAAGGGATGAAGCAGTTCGTGGCCGAGGTCGTGAGCATGAGGAGTCTGAAACACAGGAACCTCGTTCCGCTTCTTGGGTACTGCAGGAGGAAAGGAGAGCTCCTGCTTGTCTCCGAGTACATGCCCAACGGTAGTCTCGACCAGCACTTGTtcggtgatgatgatgagagtCTTGTTCTTTCTTGGTCGCAGAGGCTGGTGATTCTCAGAGGTATAGCCTCTGCGCTTTTCTATCTCCACACCGGAGCTGAGCAGGTCGTGCTGCATCGAGATATCAAAGCTTCCAACGTTATGTTGGACGCTGAGCTGAACGGGAGGCTGGGAGATTTTGGTATGGCTAGGTTTCATGACCACGGAGGCAACGCGGCCACGACAGCGGCGGTTGGTACCGTGGGGTACATGGCGCCTGAGCTGATAACGATGGGAGCTTCCGTAGTGACCGATGTTTACGCGTTTGGTGTTTTTATGCTCGAAGTAGCGTGTGGGAGGAAGCCCGTGGAGTTTGGGATGGAAGCTGAGAAACGGTTTCTGATCAAATGGGTTTGTGAATGCTGGAAGAGAGATTGTTTGCTCGATGCTAGAGATTCGAGATTCGGAGGTGAGTTTGTGCCCGAGGAAGTCGAGTTGGTTATGAAAATCGGGTTGCTATGTACAAACATCGTGCCGGAATCAAGACCGACGATGGAACAAGTGGTTCTGTACTTAAACGAGAACCTGCCGTTGCCGGATTTCTCGCCATATACGCTCGGGATCGGGTCGTTTACTCCAGTGGTGGTGGATGCAGCCTCGCTTACGGGTACATTCACTTCGAGGAACTGGTCAGGTCCTGCGGTGTCTTCTTCATCAGCCAACAACACAAGAGAATATGAACAAGTACCATCGGAATCTAAGAAGTCTCTAAAGGTAGTTGCAGAAGCAGAAGACATCGAGGCTGGTCTCTCCAAGCCAACCAGTGGCATGGATTTGAACACATAG